A window of Burkholderiales bacterium genomic DNA:
ACGAGGACCCCCGGGTGATGGATTCCACCGACGCCCTGCGGCTCGACGAAATTCCCAAGCGGCTTCTCGTGATCGGCGGGGGCATCATCGGGCTGGAGATGGCCACCGTCTACCACGCCCTGGGCTCGAAAGTGAGCGTGGTGGAGCTCCTGGATGGACTCATCCCCGGGGCCGACCGGGACGTGGTGAAGCCCCTGGAGAAGCGAATCCGGGCCCGGTATGAAGCGATCTATCTCAAGACCAAGGTCGCCCGGCTCGAGGCCCTGAAAGAAGGCCTCAAGGCCACCTTCGAGGGCGAGCAAGCTCCCGCACCCCAGGTCTACGACCGGGTGCTGGTGGCGGTGGGGCGCCGGCCCAACGGGCACGCCATCCAGGCGCAAGCCGCGGGCGTGCGGGTGGACGAGCGCGGCACCATCCCGGTGGACCGGCAGCAGCGCACCAACGTCGCTCACATCTTCGCCATCGGCGACATCGTGGGCGAGCCCATGCTCGCCCACAAGGCGACCCACGAGGGCAAGGTGGCGGCCGAAGTGATCGCGGGGCTCAAAAGCGCCTTCGACGCCCGGGCGATTCCCTCGGTGGCCTACACCGACCCGGAAGTGGCGTGGATGGGAGCGACGGAGCTCGATCTCAAGGCCCAGGGCATCGCCTACGAGCGGGCGGTGTTTCCCTGGGCGGCGAGCGGGCGAGCCCTCGCCGAAGGCGGGGCCGACGGCCTCACCAAGCTCCTCTTCGACCAGCAGAGCCGGCGGCTCCTGGGGGCGGCCATGGTGGGCCCCAACGCCGGGGAGCTTATCGCCGAGACGGTGCTCGCCCTGGAGATGGGCGCCGACGCCGAGGACATCGGCCTCACCATCCACCCCCACCCCACCTTGTCCGAGACCGTGTGCTTCGCGGCCGAGATGGCGGAGGGGACCATCACCGACCTGTACGTGCCGAAGAAAAAATGAATCGCCCTCCCTTTTGAGGGGCCAAAAATCAAGGAGGAACGCCATGAAATTCCTGATCGCAGTCTCTTCCGGAACCGACGATCCCACCCGCGCCACATTGGGCATGATGGCGGCCAAAGTGGCCCGCGAGCAGGGCCACGAAGTGACCGTCTGGCTCCAAGGCGAGGCGGTGGTAATCGCCAACCGCCACGTCTACGACAAGATCCAGGGGATCAACATGCC
This region includes:
- the lpd gene encoding dihydrolipoyl dehydrogenase is translated as MAQLVDIRVPDIGDFKDVPVIDVLVKPGDRIEKEASLITLESDKATMDVPSPRAGVVKEVKVKVGDKVSEGSLILTLEAEAAEAKAPAKAEAARAEVPPANAPERPAAPPPAPAPAPPPAAVAKGDLHAEVLVLGAGPGGYTAAFRAADLGKKVVLVERYPALGGVCLNVGCIPSKALLHVAKVLTEVQELGHAGITFGQPQIELAGLRKWKEDVVGRLTKGLAALAKQRQVQVVQGVAEFSGPHALKVKTAEGEKTLTFDYAVIAAGSQAAKLPGLPYEDPRVMDSTDALRLDEIPKRLLVIGGGIIGLEMATVYHALGSKVSVVELLDGLIPGADRDVVKPLEKRIRARYEAIYLKTKVARLEALKEGLKATFEGEQAPAPQVYDRVLVAVGRRPNGHAIQAQAAGVRVDERGTIPVDRQQRTNVAHIFAIGDIVGEPMLAHKATHEGKVAAEVIAGLKSAFDARAIPSVAYTDPEVAWMGATELDLKAQGIAYERAVFPWAASGRALAEGGADGLTKLLFDQQSRRLLGAAMVGPNAGELIAETVLALEMGADAEDIGLTIHPHPTLSETVCFAAEMAEGTITDLYVPKKK